In the genome of Bacillus sp. S3, one region contains:
- the essC gene encoding type VII secretion protein EssC produces MILTLFDRKKAFTFVLPERVTGRYVLTTESRNGSKREMMAIEAEEGQWFIKSNKYAFLSNADGQKVSKQPVEEFRTYTINREGEAPSLLYAEPFQFDQNIYTKHYVTTDSLKIGRSKDSQICFANKLVSNSHCVIEYDKNGSAVIRDLQSSNGTYVNGERVTEHTLKIGDCIYIMGLKIIYNGKLLSLNNPHRLVLLDRNAFQPFTVEPPIIADEEELDEFQVEETTSDLFFRSPRFKREITTPEIKIDPPPSPVNQEETPLMLLLGPSLTMGMASLFMGLFTLQNVMSTNGNIMMAMPTLVMSFSMLVGTILWPILTKRHEKKTRIKQEKIRQEKYRAYLEEMAEVIEEERKRQSEILHENHVPIGHCVARIQAQQRNLWERTLGQDDFLKLRLGLGNLPLNADIKFPEKRFSVEDDGLQEELYKLADTPKVLTDVPVTFSLMEEKVSGIIGSREKVKALVEGLIFQLTALHSYDELKLVFVYDQQEQDRWNFVRWLPHVWDDTKTIRYMATDANELKELSAVIEREISQRQKLADDELANVTQHYVIFSMDKNLAAKAEMFTMILQAKKNIGFSLITLYDELKNLPKECSAVIELDGSSAKIFDKDDITGQFTAFRPDIYLQEDPENLAIQLGNINLASLNKAYTLPEMLTFLEMFGVSKIEHLNVLTKWKENDPVKTLETPIGVDQSGELFKLDLHEKFHGPHGLIAGMTGSGKSEFIMTFILSLAVNYHPDEVAFILIDYKGGGMANAFVDLPHLAGTITNLDGAAVKRSLISIQSELKRRQAIFSETSKRVDESNIDIYKYQKLYREGRVTEPLQHLFIISDEFAELKTQQPEFMDQLVSAARIGRSLGIHLILATQKPSGVVDDQIWSNSKFRISLKVQEKADSMEVIKRPDAAELSTTGRFYLQVGFNEVFMLGQSAWGGAPYYPAEKLEKHQDDSIVVIDHLGRVLKSARIDKRNTQVNKPPKQLDEITDYLAQLASQEQIKVKQLWLEPIPSKIFLEKLQQKYRITTEQSFALNPVIGEYDDPANQSQHILRLPLTTEGNTVIYGVAGSGKTTFLATLIYSLMEEHTPDEVNLYLMDFSSETLSWFREAPHVGDVVLSHESEKVTNLFRMLTNEIERRKKLLANYGGDFSTYNCSAEQGLPSIVVAIHNYAAFSEMYEDYEEAISFLTREGLKYGIYFVVTAANTGAIRYRLLQNFKQLFVLQLNDTTEYSGVLGSVDGVYPSKYKGRGIFKAGSVYEFQTALITDGTTDMYRFMTEYCAEQSKKWNKARARRIPVLPEKVNLDYFAAGELKTNHPGEIPVAVEKSTLAVYFFDFSDSFVNLVLTSNSDQECTGFIQGAAEMLAANGGSEVIAVDPHNNFIKDMNQGYRYVTGAQPIEETIVYLFNTLVYRNNTTKDAVAEGMTPPVFERIFCVIDSFSDLNNSLSADGKDKLAVFLDKGASLAVHLIIGDQADRINAISYESWFKNHVSQSDGIWVGSGITDQYVLKTNKTTSEMYQDIPTGFGYCLKKGKPVLVKLLSSAAVSEEELVYG; encoded by the coding sequence GTGATTTTAACGTTGTTTGATCGTAAAAAGGCGTTTACCTTTGTTCTGCCTGAACGGGTAACCGGCCGTTATGTACTGACTACGGAGAGCCGGAATGGCAGTAAACGAGAGATGATGGCAATAGAGGCAGAAGAGGGACAATGGTTTATCAAGTCCAATAAGTATGCTTTTTTAAGCAATGCTGACGGGCAAAAGGTCAGCAAGCAGCCGGTTGAAGAATTTAGAACCTATACGATTAACCGAGAAGGTGAAGCGCCATCGCTTTTATATGCGGAACCTTTTCAATTTGATCAAAATATTTACACAAAGCACTACGTTACCACGGATTCCTTAAAAATCGGCAGATCGAAGGACAGTCAGATTTGTTTCGCCAATAAATTAGTGTCCAATTCACATTGCGTAATTGAATACGACAAGAATGGATCAGCAGTAATCCGTGACCTGCAAAGTTCAAATGGCACCTATGTGAACGGGGAAAGAGTAACGGAGCACACGCTTAAAATTGGCGATTGTATTTACATAATGGGATTAAAAATCATTTATAATGGGAAACTGCTTTCGTTAAATAATCCGCATCGGCTAGTACTCCTTGATCGGAATGCGTTTCAGCCATTTACCGTTGAACCGCCCATTATAGCGGATGAGGAGGAGCTTGATGAATTTCAGGTAGAGGAGACGACTTCTGACCTTTTTTTCCGTTCGCCTCGTTTTAAAAGAGAAATTACAACGCCAGAGATTAAGATTGATCCCCCGCCATCACCAGTGAACCAAGAAGAAACTCCATTAATGCTGCTATTAGGGCCCTCGCTTACGATGGGAATGGCCTCCTTGTTCATGGGGCTGTTTACCCTGCAAAATGTGATGTCGACGAATGGGAATATCATGATGGCGATGCCGACTTTGGTAATGTCCTTTAGTATGCTGGTAGGGACAATTCTTTGGCCGATTTTAACTAAGAGGCATGAGAAAAAGACCCGGATCAAGCAGGAAAAAATCAGGCAGGAAAAATATCGTGCCTACTTAGAGGAAATGGCGGAGGTTATTGAAGAAGAACGGAAACGGCAAAGTGAGATTTTACATGAGAATCATGTGCCGATTGGACATTGCGTTGCCCGGATTCAGGCGCAGCAGCGAAATCTGTGGGAAAGAACCCTTGGCCAGGATGACTTTTTGAAGCTCCGTTTAGGTCTTGGAAATCTACCGCTCAATGCAGATATAAAATTCCCGGAAAAACGTTTTAGTGTGGAAGATGACGGACTGCAAGAGGAACTGTATAAACTTGCGGATACACCAAAGGTTTTAACAGATGTCCCGGTCACATTCTCACTTATGGAAGAAAAGGTCAGCGGGATTATTGGCAGCAGGGAGAAGGTAAAGGCATTAGTCGAGGGGCTGATTTTTCAACTAACCGCCTTGCACAGCTATGATGAATTAAAACTGGTGTTTGTTTACGACCAGCAAGAGCAGGACAGGTGGAACTTTGTTAGATGGCTGCCGCATGTTTGGGACGATACGAAAACTATCCGCTACATGGCCACTGATGCAAATGAATTAAAAGAGTTGTCGGCCGTGATTGAAAGGGAAATTTCTCAGCGGCAGAAGTTAGCAGATGATGAACTAGCCAATGTAACGCAGCATTATGTTATTTTTTCAATGGATAAGAATTTAGCGGCAAAAGCGGAAATGTTCACGATGATTTTACAAGCGAAAAAGAACATTGGCTTTAGCTTGATTACTCTATACGATGAATTGAAAAACCTGCCGAAGGAATGTTCAGCAGTTATTGAACTAGACGGCTCCTCGGCAAAGATCTTTGACAAAGACGATATAACTGGTCAGTTTACGGCATTTCGCCCGGATATTTATTTGCAGGAAGACCCGGAGAATCTGGCAATTCAGCTTGGCAACATCAATCTGGCTTCATTAAATAAGGCTTATACACTTCCAGAGATGCTCACCTTTTTAGAAATGTTTGGAGTTAGTAAAATTGAACACTTGAATGTGCTGACAAAATGGAAGGAAAATGATCCGGTGAAGACACTGGAGACGCCCATCGGGGTTGATCAGTCTGGTGAGTTGTTCAAGCTCGACCTCCACGAAAAATTCCACGGCCCCCATGGTCTGATAGCCGGAATGACCGGCTCTGGGAAAAGTGAATTTATCATGACGTTTATATTGTCTCTTGCGGTGAATTATCACCCGGATGAAGTGGCGTTTATTTTAATCGATTATAAGGGCGGGGGCATGGCGAACGCGTTTGTGGATCTGCCGCATCTTGCCGGAACGATTACCAACCTTGACGGAGCAGCCGTTAAACGATCGCTAATTTCGATTCAAAGTGAGTTGAAGCGGCGCCAGGCGATTTTTAGCGAAACAAGTAAACGGGTGGATGAAAGCAATATCGATATTTATAAATACCAGAAGCTGTATCGTGAAGGCCGGGTAACCGAGCCGCTGCAGCATTTGTTTATCATTTCGGATGAGTTCGCGGAGTTAAAGACACAGCAGCCGGAATTCATGGATCAGCTGGTCAGTGCGGCGCGTATTGGACGAAGCCTGGGGATTCACTTGATACTTGCGACGCAAAAGCCCTCAGGGGTTGTTGATGATCAAATTTGGAGTAACAGTAAATTTAGAATCAGCCTGAAGGTGCAGGAGAAGGCGGACAGTATGGAGGTAATCAAACGGCCGGATGCTGCCGAACTGTCGACCACAGGGCGATTCTACCTGCAGGTCGGGTTTAATGAAGTGTTCATGCTTGGTCAGTCTGCATGGGGCGGTGCCCCGTATTATCCTGCGGAAAAATTGGAGAAACACCAGGATGACAGCATCGTCGTAATTGATCATCTTGGCCGTGTTCTAAAAAGCGCACGAATCGATAAACGGAATACACAAGTGAATAAACCGCCAAAGCAATTGGATGAAATAACGGACTATCTGGCTCAATTAGCTTCACAAGAACAGATAAAGGTGAAGCAGCTGTGGCTTGAACCGATTCCAAGCAAAATCTTTTTAGAAAAATTGCAGCAAAAATATCGTATCACAACGGAGCAGAGCTTTGCGTTAAATCCGGTAATCGGAGAGTATGACGATCCGGCTAATCAAAGCCAGCACATCCTTAGACTGCCGCTCACAACCGAAGGCAACACTGTCATTTATGGTGTCGCCGGCAGCGGAAAAACGACGTTCTTGGCAACATTGATTTATTCACTCATGGAGGAGCATACACCGGATGAGGTCAATCTATACTTAATGGACTTTAGCAGTGAAACATTAAGCTGGTTCCGAGAAGCACCGCATGTGGGTGATGTGGTTCTTTCCCATGAAAGCGAGAAGGTCACGAACCTTTTTAGAATGTTAACGAATGAGATTGAGCGCAGAAAGAAATTATTGGCCAACTATGGCGGCGATTTCAGCACGTACAACTGTTCGGCAGAGCAGGGGCTGCCTTCGATTGTTGTCGCGATTCACAATTATGCGGCTTTTTCAGAGATGTATGAGGACTATGAAGAAGCGATTTCCTTCTTAACTCGGGAAGGTCTTAAATACGGCATTTACTTCGTCGTTACTGCAGCGAATACCGGAGCCATCCGCTACCGTTTGCTGCAAAACTTTAAGCAGCTGTTTGTTTTGCAATTAAACGATACGACGGAATATTCAGGTGTGTTGGGTAGTGTTGATGGAGTGTATCCATCGAAATACAAAGGCCGGGGTATTTTTAAAGCGGGCAGTGTGTACGAATTCCAGACCGCCCTTATTACGGATGGAACAACGGATATGTACCGTTTTATGACGGAATATTGTGCAGAACAAAGCAAGAAGTGGAATAAAGCAAGGGCAAGAAGAATCCCGGTTCTTCCGGAAAAGGTCAACCTGGATTATTTTGCTGCCGGTGAACTGAAAACCAATCATCCGGGGGAAATACCCGTAGCCGTCGAGAAAAGTACGCTTGCTGTTTACTTTTTTGACTTTAGCGATTCCTTTGTCAATCTTGTTCTGACAAGCAATAGCGATCAGGAATGTACTGGGTTTATCCAGGGAGCTGCTGAGATGCTGGCGGCAAACGGGGGCAGTGAAGTTATCGCCGTTGATCCGCATAACAATTTCATTAAAGATATGAACCAGGGCTATCGCTACGTGACCGGTGCACAGCCAATCGAAGAAACGATTGTTTATTTGTTCAATACACTTGTCTACCGCAATAATACAACGAAAGACGCAGTGGCGGAAGGCATGACGCCGCCAGTGTTTGAACGGATATTTTGTGTGATTGATTCGTTCAGCGATTTGAATAATAGCTTATCAGCAGATGGAAAGGATAAGCTTGCAGTGTTTTTAGATAAGGGAGCGTCGCTGGCTGTCCATCTGATTATTGGCGATCAGGCCGACCGAATCAACGCGATTTCATACGAAAGCTGGTTTAAAAATCATGTATCGCAAAGTGACGGCATTTGGGTCGGCAGCGGGATTACTGATCAATATGTATTGAAAACGAATAAGACGACTAGCGAAATGTATCAGGACATTCCAACCGGCTTTGGCTATTGTCTGAAGAAAGGAAAGCCTGTATTGGTGAAGCTGTTGTCATCTGCGGCTGTGAGTGAGGAGGAATTGGTCTATGGATAA
- a CDS encoding methyltransferase: MDKVLVEVFIPAANQTFDIFLPLKSKLHEVVLLVGNTLTELSQGYYTGTEQTVLCDRHTGEIFNINNTVEELGLKNGSKLMLL, encoded by the coding sequence ATGGATAAGGTGTTAGTAGAGGTATTTATCCCTGCGGCCAATCAGACATTTGACATCTTCCTTCCGCTTAAAAGCAAACTTCATGAGGTCGTTCTGTTAGTAGGCAATACTTTGACAGAGCTGTCACAGGGCTATTATACCGGCACAGAACAAACGGTTCTTTGCGACCGGCACACCGGGGAGATCTTCAATATCAATAATACGGTTGAAGAGCTCGGTTTAAAAAATGGATCGAAGCTGATGCTGCTATAA
- a CDS encoding Mbeg1-like protein, with translation MTLSNLTEEEKYLLLQFSYVDLPEDYKVDPNQPANFKKLVNEMMLTSSDYEENESFKKLYEYVNGPKGENLANIQITKYENNNPEWEEIKHGKLNSGFVGFALKDEEGNATALFRGSESMGDPLHLITDWKSNVEAGIGQEIKQQKEAAAFYEKYISGAEGDIYVMGHSKGGNLANYVLVHFFNQDKNLKSYVVNGAPINWWVLSKEQQEVLKGERNTFIVHQDDAVSQLGHVPYVDKTIKTKNKIGALALISAVIAYGALSLDAHSLDAVEFDENGNFIGASDGASTGRMIGNFIFSGIMFPLSFDALVDKAMASIKQAVFQMVVSTVVKAVELKQQLDQKLMQIKFECIRYILTVMKVSQKVKQELHQFFDQFIEKAKSFAAQVWGKLTGGFGLAVEPILKVDLSRLAYYSTRLQGVKRKTQHVNSLIDSLYREADLLDLGHVLKADMLTNFHFRINENINYLNRTMEILEKGEAVLLRKAEAIR, from the coding sequence ATGACATTATCTAATTTAACAGAAGAAGAAAAATATTTACTCCTGCAGTTTTCGTATGTAGATTTGCCGGAGGATTATAAGGTTGACCCTAATCAGCCGGCGAATTTTAAAAAGTTAGTAAATGAAATGATGCTGACCTCTTCGGATTATGAGGAAAATGAGAGTTTTAAAAAGTTATATGAATATGTAAACGGCCCAAAAGGCGAGAATCTAGCCAATATTCAAATAACCAAATATGAAAACAACAACCCGGAATGGGAAGAAATCAAGCATGGGAAATTAAATTCCGGCTTTGTCGGCTTTGCCTTGAAGGATGAAGAAGGCAATGCCACTGCATTATTTAGGGGCAGTGAAAGTATGGGGGATCCGCTGCATCTCATAACCGACTGGAAATCAAATGTCGAAGCAGGGATCGGACAGGAGATCAAACAGCAGAAAGAAGCTGCAGCGTTTTATGAAAAATATATTTCCGGTGCCGAGGGTGACATCTATGTCATGGGCCACTCCAAAGGTGGGAATTTAGCCAATTATGTGTTAGTTCATTTTTTTAATCAAGATAAAAACCTGAAATCTTATGTTGTCAATGGCGCTCCCATCAACTGGTGGGTTCTCTCAAAGGAACAGCAGGAGGTCTTGAAAGGTGAGCGGAATACGTTTATCGTTCACCAAGATGATGCCGTCTCACAGCTGGGGCATGTTCCGTATGTCGACAAGACGATTAAAACCAAGAATAAGATTGGCGCGTTGGCATTAATTTCCGCCGTGATTGCCTATGGTGCTCTTTCACTTGATGCCCATAGCTTAGATGCCGTCGAGTTTGACGAGAACGGAAATTTTATTGGGGCGTCTGACGGGGCCTCAACAGGACGGATGATAGGGAACTTTATATTCTCTGGGATTATGTTTCCCTTATCCTTTGATGCTCTTGTCGATAAGGCGATGGCCTCCATCAAACAGGCCGTGTTTCAAATGGTCGTTTCGACCGTGGTAAAAGCAGTGGAACTGAAGCAACAACTGGACCAGAAACTGATGCAAATCAAGTTCGAATGCATTCGTTATATTTTAACTGTTATGAAGGTTTCACAGAAAGTAAAGCAGGAATTACACCAGTTTTTTGACCAATTTATTGAAAAAGCGAAATCGTTCGCTGCGCAGGTTTGGGGTAAACTTACCGGAGGATTTGGCTTAGCTGTGGAGCCCATCCTAAAAGTGGATCTGTCCAGACTCGCTTACTATTCTACAAGATTGCAAGGGGTTAAGCGGAAAACACAGCATGTGAACAGTTTGATTGATAGTTTATATCGTGAGGCTGACCTGTTGGATTTGGGGCATGTGTTAAAAGCGGATATGCTGACGAATTTTCATTTTAGAATCAATGAAAATATCAATTATCTTAATAGGACCATGGAAATATTGGAAAAGGGCGAGGCCGTTTTACTGAGAAAAGCCGAAGCCATTCGCTAG
- a CDS encoding pore-forming ESAT-6 family protein yields MTIEGVKISLGEVSKTASQIRNLNNNLYVRLQDIKKEMNALSQTWNSDASNTIRANFNTFSARFDTYRDVVESYSKFLDVTVTNYDATEAAINNNASQFK; encoded by the coding sequence ATGACGATCGAAGGAGTTAAAATTTCGCTTGGTGAAGTCAGTAAAACGGCCAGCCAAATCAGAAATTTAAACAACAACTTGTATGTGAGATTACAAGATATTAAAAAAGAAATGAATGCACTGTCGCAAACATGGAATAGTGATGCGTCCAACACAATTCGTGCGAATTTCAATACGTTTTCTGCCAGATTTGATACCTATCGTGATGTAGTGGAAAGCTACTCCAAATTTTTGGATGTGACGGTCACTAATTATGATGCAACAGAAGCAGCGATTAACAATAATGCAAGTCAATTTAAGTAA
- a CDS encoding WXG100 family type VII secretion target, producing the protein MARSIMVDPAKLEKAATSIDQQAADYERLYKSLFTEVEAMGAAWQGADNLAYVNQIKGFTDDFMKMKTKMDEFSHFLKTSAKTYRDTQNEVISGAKRLSN; encoded by the coding sequence ATGGCTAGATCAATTATGGTAGATCCTGCGAAGCTTGAAAAAGCGGCAACAAGCATTGATCAACAGGCAGCTGATTATGAGAGACTCTATAAATCTTTGTTTACAGAGGTTGAGGCGATGGGTGCTGCATGGCAAGGGGCCGATAATCTTGCCTACGTAAACCAAATTAAAGGCTTCACGGATGATTTCATGAAGATGAAGACAAAGATGGATGAGTTTTCTCATTTCCTCAAAACTTCGGCAAAAACATATCGCGACACGCAAAATGAGGTTATTAGCGGTGCAAAGCGATTATCGAACTAA